CGGGATCGGCTGACAGGGGGTCAACTGGGGCGGCATCAGGTTTCGACGGATCCTGGGCTTGGCCGTATTCCCGACGCAGGGTGCGAATTAGATTCAGTTCCGCTTGGAAGTCGATGTAATGGGGGAGTTTGAGGTGCTGCACAAAGCCTTGGGCTTCGACATTGTCAGAGTGGAACAGCACAAACTCTTCGTCTTGGGCGGGACCGTCGATTCCCTCATTTAGGTCCCGTGCTTGCAGGGCGCGATCGACCAGTGCCATCGCCATCGCTTTGCGCTCGTTATAGCCAAAGGTGAGGCCGTATCCTTGGGTGAATTGGGGCGGAATCGTCTTGCTGCCCTTGAACTGGTTCACCATTTGCACTTCGGTGACGGTGATATCCGCGATCGCTACCTCAAATCCCAGTTCTTCTGGGCAAATTACCACCTCGACATCCCCCAGCCGCACTTCTCCCGCAAAAGGATGATTCTTGCCATAGCCGCGCTGGGTGGAATAGGCCATGGCGAGTAGGAAGCCCTCGTCGGCACGTGCCAGATTTTGTAAACGGGCATCGCGCTGCGTGGGCGTGGTGAGGGACTGGCGGGTGAGATCGAACGGGTCGGGAATTGGCGCGTAGGACTGCTTGCCATTGGGCGGGTCGGACGAATGAGCTGGGGTCGCATCGGTTGGGGCTGAATGGGTTGAGGATGTATTCGCGAGGAGTCCTACAGGATCGATCAGCTTTTCCCGAGCAAGAGTATTGGCAACTCTGGGCGTGGATTCTGAGACTGAAACAGGCGCGGTGGTGGGTGCCGTAAATTCGTTGGTTTCGGCGGCTAATTTGAAGTCCAATAAACGATGGACATAATCAAAAGTGGGTCCCAGTTTTTGGCCGCCGGGCGCATCTTTGAAGATGGCGGAAATGCGGCGTTGCAATTGCATGCGATCGGTGTTCAGCGGTTTGCTGTAATACAAGCGGGGCAGGGTGGTCCGATAGGCACGGAGCAGAAAAGCCGCTTCGACCAAGTCCCCCCAGGCTTGTTTGATCGCCAGGGCGGCGAGGTCGGGATCGTACAAACTACCTTCAGCCATCACCCGATTTACTGCAAGCTGCATTTGCTGCTTAATCTGTTCCAGTGATAGTTCTGGCACGGCAGGATCGCCGCGGCGTTTAGCCTTGAGCAGAGCTTCGGCATTTTGGATGGCCTGTTCGCCACCTTTAACTGCAACGTAGGGCATTGATTTCTCCGAGGTTTACCTATTCATCTACGGGCATCGAAAAACTCTTGACCCACTGCTCAAATCCCAAAGATTCTTAGCAAGCATGGGCTTTTTTATGCTCGAGGCTGGTCGAGAGGGGCATTTCGTAGCAGCCCGCCGCTCGAGATTGCGCGATCGCATGTTGCATCATGTGCCTCCCAATCCCTTGTCTGTGAAAGTCGGGGGCAACGGCGACTCCTGCCACCCCGCCCGCCGAGGTGCCGGTTGCACCAGAGAATCCATACTC
The window above is part of the Rubidibacter lacunae KORDI 51-2 genome. Proteins encoded here:
- a CDS encoding carbon-phosphorus lyase complex subunit PhnI, whose translation is MPYVAVKGGEQAIQNAEALLKAKRRGDPAVPELSLEQIKQQMQLAVNRVMAEGSLYDPDLAALAIKQAWGDLVEAAFLLRAYRTTLPRLYYSKPLNTDRMQLQRRISAIFKDAPGGQKLGPTFDYVHRLLDFKLAAETNEFTAPTTAPVSVSESTPRVANTLAREKLIDPVGLLANTSSTHSAPTDATPAHSSDPPNGKQSYAPIPDPFDLTRQSLTTPTQRDARLQNLARADEGFLLAMAYSTQRGYGKNHPFAGEVRLGDVEVVICPEELGFEVAIADITVTEVQMVNQFKGSKTIPPQFTQGYGLTFGYNERKAMAMALVDRALQARDLNEGIDGPAQDEEFVLFHSDNVEAQGFVQHLKLPHYIDFQAELNLIRTLRREYGQAQDPSKPDAAPVDPLSADPAPEDTSVPSPTPDSQHMPQSPAEVTP
- a CDS encoding GNAT family N-acetyltransferase, translating into MAGVAVAPDFHRQGIGRHMMQHAIAQSRAAGCYEMPLSTSLEHKKAHAC